Within the Candidatus Saccharibacteria bacterium genome, the region GGTTGGAGTTTTAAATGAATCGAGATAGAGAGAAATTGCCATTCGAACACTTGTTGGCACTTGATCGTGTGACTAGGGTGGTGAAAGGTGGTAGAAGATTTCGTTTTAGAGCAACTATGATAGTAGGTGACAAAGAAGGTAAAGTTGGTATTGGTATTGCCAAGGCTGGAGATGTTGTGACAGCAATTATTAAAGCAACTGAACGTGCCGAGAGATCAATGCAAGGAGTAGTTGTAGCAGGTAATACGATCTCTCATCAGGTTCTTGGGGTCAAGGATGGATCTAGGGTTTTACTGAAGCCAGCTAGCCCAGGTACCGGACTAATTGCTGGAGGTACAGTTCGAGTGATCCTTGAAGCGGCCGGAGTAAAGGATATCTTAGCTAAATCACTTGGCTCAAATAACAAGATTAATAATGCTTATGCTACTATTAATGCGCTCAATAGTCAGCGAGTGATTACCAAGAAAAATGCAGTTAGGAAGAAACAAATTGATCAGTATCTTAAAGAGCAAGCCGTTCCAGATGCTAATCCAGAGGGTTTTACTAAGCAAGGAGAAGATAAATGATAGAGCTAAATAACCTTAGTAAAATCTCAAGAAACAGAAAGCGTAAAGGTAGGGGAATTTCGGCAAACCAAGGCAAGACTGCTGGAAGGGGTACCAAGGGTCAAAAGTCTAGGACTGGATTTAGTACAAAACCAGGCTTTGAGGGTGGTCAAACCAAGCTAATCATGCGTTTACCCAAGAATAGAGGGTTTAATAAGTTTGACCCTAATCGTGTTCGAGCTATAAATATTAGAGATATTGAGAGACTAGGTCTTACCAAAGTTGGTCCTAGTGAAATGGTCAAGGCTGGAGTTATTCGATCAGAAGATCAGACTATCAAAGTAATAGGTCAGCTTGCTTCCAGTACTAAAATAGATATCGTATTGGATCAAGTCTCCAAGGGTGCAGTCAAGTCAATCAAAGAAGCTGGAGGAAGTGTCAAACTTAGAAATGAAAATAGTTGATATTCGCCAAATCTTTGCCAATAAGGATCTGAGAAATCGGATCGGTTTTATATTTTTGGTAGCGGTTATCTATACTTTCTTAGCTCACGTTCCTATCCCGATTGCCGAGCCAGTAATTCTCAAGGATTTTTTACGTAATACACTGGAAGGAGATAATTTTTTAGGATTAGCAAATTTATTCAACGGTGGAGCAATTAGTAATTTCTCAATCACGATTATTGGCTTATCACCCTATATTACTGCCTCAATAATAATTCAACTTCTGACCCAAGTTTTGCCCCAATTGCAACAATTGAGCGAAGAAGGCCAGAGGGGGCAAGAAAGGATTAATTATTATACTAGATTATTTACCCTACCTGTAGCGGTTGTCCAGGCAGTTGGTACGGTATTTTTGATTCGTCAGACAGCAGTTAGCACTGGAAACTTAGATTTTTTGGCTGGAGCTCAACTTAGTAATTGGGTGTTAATAATCTCCACCATTGTGGCTGGTAGTATGATTTTAATGTGGCTTGGAGAGCTGATTACTGAAAAAGGTATAGGTAATGGTATATCAGTTTTGATCTTTTTTAGTATCGTTGCTGGATTACCACAGTTGATTGCCGGAAACTTTACTGTTAGTGTGACTGGAGATTCGGGTGTATTCACTGGGATAATACTGGTAATTACTGCAATTTTAACTACCGCTTTTGTAGTCCTTATTACGGAAGCTCAGAGAAATATTCCAATATCATATGCTAAGCGGGCTAGTATTAGCCAAGCTACTATTAATAATTATTTACCAATTCGCTTATTGACTTCTGGTGTTATCCCAATCATTTTTGCTTTGGCCTTACTTTCATTGCCGGCTTTTCTAGGTAGACTTTTACAGGAAGCATCAAGTAGTTGGATTGTTGACTTGGCTAATTGGCTACAAGTTCACTATGATAGTAATAATTGGTTTTACAATCTTAACTATTTTATATTGATTATGGGATTTAGTTATTTTTATACCTTCATCATATTCAAGCCTGATCAAATTGCCGAGAACTTACAGAAGCAATCAGGGTTTGTTCCTGGGATTCGTCCGGGGGATGAGACGGTTAGCTACATCAAGACAAGGCTCAAGCGACTGACAATTATTGGGGCTTTGGCCTTGGCAGCAATTTCATTATTACCTTATTTTCTATCAATGACTTTAAATATTAGTCAAAATCTGACACTTAGTGGAACTAGTCTGGTCATTATAGTTGCGGTAGTTGTTGAAACCTATAAGCAGATTGAAGCAAAATTGATTACAGCAAATTATGATAAATTCTAGTCTTTACAAAATGTTAATAACCTGTATAATAGATCGGGTATATGTCTAAAGCTAAGACGGATTTAATCGAGCTAGATGCTAAGGTTGTTGAGGTCTTGCCGAATGGGCTGTATATAGTAGAAGTTGATCAGGGTCATAGGATTAAAGCTCATGTTTCTGGAAAGATGAGAATTAACTGGATCAGGATTCAGCAAGGAGATCGAGTTAAGATAGAGCTTAGCACTTATGATCTAGAAAAAGGTAGAATAACTTATAGGTATAGGTAAGAATATGAAGGTTAGAGCTAGTGTTAAACCAATGTGTCAAAACTGCAAAGTAATTCGCAGGAAAGGTGTGGTTAGAGTAATTTGTCAGAAGAATAGTAAGCATAAGCAAAGGCAAGGTTAAATAATGGCAAGAATTGCTGGAGTTAATATCCCAAAAGATAAACGAGTAGTGATTTCCTTGACTTATATCTATGGTATAGGTCGATCACAGTCTGAAAAATTGCTTGATCAGTTGAAAATATCTGAGGATGTTCGAGTCAAAGACCTGACAGATGCCCAGGTAGCTGATATTCGCAAATATATTGAAGACAATTTGACT harbors:
- the rpsE gene encoding 30S ribosomal protein S5 encodes the protein MNRDREKLPFEHLLALDRVTRVVKGGRRFRFRATMIVGDKEGKVGIGIAKAGDVVTAIIKATERAERSMQGVVVAGNTISHQVLGVKDGSRVLLKPASPGTGLIAGGTVRVILEAAGVKDILAKSLGSNNKINNAYATINALNSQRVITKKNAVRKKQIDQYLKEQAVPDANPEGFTKQGEDK
- the rplO gene encoding 50S ribosomal protein L15, giving the protein MIELNNLSKISRNRKRKGRGISANQGKTAGRGTKGQKSRTGFSTKPGFEGGQTKLIMRLPKNRGFNKFDPNRVRAINIRDIERLGLTKVGPSEMVKAGVIRSEDQTIKVIGQLASSTKIDIVLDQVSKGAVKSIKEAGGSVKLRNENS
- the secY gene encoding preprotein translocase subunit SecY; amino-acid sequence: MSNLEMKIVDIRQIFANKDLRNRIGFIFLVAVIYTFLAHVPIPIAEPVILKDFLRNTLEGDNFLGLANLFNGGAISNFSITIIGLSPYITASIIIQLLTQVLPQLQQLSEEGQRGQERINYYTRLFTLPVAVVQAVGTVFLIRQTAVSTGNLDFLAGAQLSNWVLIISTIVAGSMILMWLGELITEKGIGNGISVLIFFSIVAGLPQLIAGNFTVSVTGDSGVFTGIILVITAILTTAFVVLITEAQRNIPISYAKRASISQATINNYLPIRLLTSGVIPIIFALALLSLPAFLGRLLQEASSSWIVDLANWLQVHYDSNNWFYNLNYFILIMGFSYFYTFIIFKPDQIAENLQKQSGFVPGIRPGDETVSYIKTRLKRLTIIGALALAAISLLPYFLSMTLNISQNLTLSGTSLVIIVAVVVETYKQIEAKLITANYDKF
- the infA gene encoding translation initiation factor IF-1, which translates into the protein MSKAKTDLIELDAKVVEVLPNGLYIVEVDQGHRIKAHVSGKMRINWIRIQQGDRVKIELSTYDLEKGRITYRYR
- the rpmJ gene encoding 50S ribosomal protein L36; protein product: MKVRASVKPMCQNCKVIRRKGVVRVICQKNSKHKQRQG
- the rpsM gene encoding 30S ribosomal protein S13 yields the protein MARIAGVNIPKDKRVVISLTYIYGIGRSQSEKLLDQLKISEDVRVKDLTDAQVADIRKYIEDNLTVEADLSRKVTLDIKRLKEIKSYRGMRHRLRLPARGQRTKTNSRTKRGKRITVGSGRNKAPAKT